A single region of the Arcobacter lacus genome encodes:
- a CDS encoding ABC transporter permease, whose amino-acid sequence MKNKKFNCPLKNKIKNVDYKKESFLIKSFLFILLLVIWEVYARNLDNPLMFPTFSETIKGFFEVIQNGELINRILSSLKVQVSGYLIGIFIAGVLTIFAISTRFGAYLLELLTAIFNPLPPIALLPLALLWFGLGYGSIVFVIVHAVVWPISINIYSGFLGVSNTLRMVSKNYELSTISYIFKIAIPAALPSIITGLKVGWAFSWRSLIAAELVFGVSSGSGGIGWFIYEKKNQLDINLVFAGLLTIIFIGIITDLIFQFIEKKTVIRWGMKTK is encoded by the coding sequence ATGAAAAATAAAAAATTTAATTGCCCTTTGAAAAATAAAATAAAAAATGTTGATTATAAAAAAGAGTCATTTTTGATAAAAAGTTTTCTTTTTATTTTGTTATTGGTTATTTGGGAAGTTTATGCAAGGAACTTAGATAATCCTTTGATGTTTCCAACATTTAGTGAAACAATAAAAGGTTTTTTTGAAGTTATTCAAAATGGAGAGTTGATAAATAGGATTTTATCTTCATTAAAAGTTCAAGTTAGTGGATATTTAATAGGAATTTTTATAGCTGGAGTTTTAACAATATTTGCAATTTCTACTAGATTTGGTGCTTATTTATTAGAACTATTAACAGCTATTTTTAATCCACTTCCTCCAATTGCATTGTTACCTTTAGCATTGTTGTGGTTTGGACTTGGTTATGGAAGTATTGTTTTTGTGATTGTACATGCAGTTGTTTGGCCAATTTCAATAAATATTTATAGCGGATTTTTGGGTGTTAGTAATACTTTAAGAATGGTATCAAAAAATTATGAGTTATCAACAATCTCATATATATTTAAAATAGCAATTCCAGCTGCATTGCCTAGTATTATAACTGGACTTAAAGTTGGTTGGGCATTTTCTTGGCGTTCATTAATTGCAGCTGAGTTAGTTTTTGGAGTTAGTTCAGGAAGTGGTGGAATAGGTTGGTTTATTTATGAGAAAAAAAATCAATTGGATATAAATTTAGTTTTTGCAGGTTTATTAACAATTATTTTCATTGGAATTATTACAGATTTGATTTTCCAATTTATAGAGAAAAAAACAGTAATAAGATGGGGTATGAAAACAAAATGA
- a CDS encoding ABC transporter ATP-binding protein yields the protein MTQLNNQGESYLEIKDVTIQYEVNKKIVNAVENISFHTKKYERLILLGPSGCGKSSILKAIGGFLKPSLGKINQDGKEILKPSINRAFVFQEFDQLLPWKTALDNVVFAIRETRTIEKKEAIDIAKHFLKKVNLEKFENNYPHQLSGGMKMRVAIARCLAIGAEVILMDEPFAALDAITRKKMQDDLLKLWEDTNFTMLFVTHSIDEAIKLGSKIIIFGTNPSQILKQIDVNEFTSKDEIANIMFKNQPEYFI from the coding sequence TTGACACAGTTAAATAATCAAGGTGAATCTTATTTAGAAATTAAAGATGTAACGATTCAATATGAAGTTAATAAAAAAATAGTAAATGCAGTTGAGAATATAAGTTTTCATACAAAGAAATATGAAAGATTAATCCTTTTAGGACCTTCAGGTTGTGGAAAATCTTCTATTTTAAAAGCTATTGGAGGTTTTTTAAAACCTTCATTAGGAAAGATTAATCAAGATGGAAAAGAGATTTTAAAACCATCAATAAATAGAGCTTTTGTATTTCAAGAGTTTGATCAATTATTGCCTTGGAAAACAGCTTTAGATAATGTTGTTTTTGCAATACGAGAAACAAGAACTATTGAAAAAAAAGAGGCTATTGACATTGCCAAACATTTTTTAAAAAAAGTAAATTTAGAAAAATTTGAAAACAACTATCCTCATCAACTTTCAGGTGGAATGAAGATGAGAGTTGCAATTGCTAGATGTTTAGCAATAGGTGCAGAAGTGATTTTAATGGATGAACCATTTGCTGCTTTAGATGCAATAACAAGAAAAAAAATGCAAGATGATTTACTAAAACTTTGGGAAGATACAAATTTCACCATGCTTTTTGTAACTCATTCAATAGATGAAGCGATAAAACTTGGTTCTAAAATAATAATCTTTGGAACAAATCCTAGTCAAATTTTAAAACAAATAGATGTAAATGAATTTACTTCAAAAGATGAAATTGCAAATATTATGTTCAAAAATCAACCAGAGTATTTTATTTAA
- a CDS encoding ABC transporter substrate-binding protein, with protein MKKVSKVASILLLLSTSLFAELKEITISKQYGLSYLALTVLEEKKLIEKYAKNDGLGDIKVNWVTFGGGSVANDALLSGNAQLVSGGNSPFIRLWDKTNGKVKALAALNEIPISFVSNNPNVKSIKDLTSKDKIAVPSVKVSIQSSILQMAVAKEFGIKNYDKFDSLTVSLKHPDAYLAVTTGTTEVNGHIGAEPFTTLELENPKVHEVFNSYDVLGGSHTSNLVWTSEDFYKNNPKLSKVIVEALDEANKLIKENQDEVIKLYLTSTKSNESPEIIAKVLNNKTISYGTKPKENITEFSDFLFDIGAIKQKPTDWKELFFDTVK; from the coding sequence ATGAAAAAAGTAAGTAAAGTAGCGTCAATACTATTGTTATTATCAACAAGTTTGTTTGCAGAGTTAAAAGAGATAACAATTAGTAAGCAGTATGGATTGTCATATTTAGCATTAACTGTACTTGAAGAGAAAAAATTGATTGAAAAATATGCAAAAAATGATGGGTTAGGTGATATAAAAGTTAATTGGGTAACTTTTGGAGGAGGATCTGTTGCAAATGATGCTTTATTATCTGGAAATGCACAATTAGTAAGTGGAGGAAATAGTCCATTTATTAGACTTTGGGATAAAACAAATGGAAAAGTAAAAGCTTTAGCTGCACTTAATGAAATTCCTATTTCATTTGTGTCAAATAATCCAAATGTAAAAAGTATTAAAGATTTAACATCAAAAGATAAAATTGCTGTTCCTTCAGTAAAAGTATCAATTCAATCTTCTATTCTTCAAATGGCAGTAGCAAAAGAGTTTGGTATTAAAAACTATGATAAATTTGATAGTTTAACAGTATCTTTAAAACATCCTGATGCTTATTTAGCTGTAACAACTGGAACAACAGAAGTAAATGGGCATATTGGTGCAGAACCTTTTACAACATTGGAATTAGAAAATCCAAAAGTACATGAAGTATTTAACTCTTATGATGTTTTAGGTGGTTCACATACTTCAAATTTAGTTTGGACAAGCGAAGATTTTTATAAAAATAATCCAAAATTATCAAAAGTTATAGTTGAAGCTTTAGATGAGGCAAATAAATTAATAAAAGAGAATCAAGATGAGGTAATAAAATTATATTTAACTTCAACTAAATCAAATGAATCACCTGAGATTATCGCGAAAGTATTAAATAACAAAACAATCTCTTATGGTACTAAACCAAAAGAGAATATAACAGAATTTTCAGATTTTCTTTTTGATATAGGTGCAATAAAACAAAAACCTACAGATTGGAAGGAGTTATTTTTTGACACAGTTAAATAA
- the ssuD gene encoding FMNH2-dependent alkanesulfonate monooxygenase has translation MSLNIFWFIPTSEDTKYLGDKKSSRVVDFDYSKQIAVAADNLGFDGVLIPTGRIWEDPWVVASSLIGATKNLKFLVALRPGVMQPALAARMSATFDRFSNGRVALNLVVGGDKDELEGDGLYQKPKERYEAASEFVDIWKDILKSSYEKELVNFDGKYYKTTNAKLLYPPVQRPTPPLFFGGSSDEAHELAAQKVDLYITWGEKLEDVKEKIEDLKKRASKYGRTLRFGIRFHVIVRETEEEAWEAAEKLISRLDEETIKSAHEIIGKKDSIGQKRMADLTNGGKSRTREELEISPNLWAGVGLARSGCAIALVGSPEIVATRIQEYANLGIDTFVFSGYPHLEEAYKFAELVFPLLPNRVKEKLSKF, from the coding sequence ATGAGTTTAAATATATTTTGGTTTATACCAACATCAGAAGATACTAAATATCTTGGAGATAAAAAAAGTTCAAGAGTAGTTGATTTTGATTATTCAAAACAAATAGCAGTTGCAGCTGATAATTTAGGATTTGATGGAGTTTTAATTCCAACTGGAAGAATTTGGGAAGATCCATGGGTTGTTGCTTCTAGTTTAATAGGTGCAACTAAAAATTTAAAGTTTTTAGTTGCACTTAGACCTGGAGTAATGCAACCAGCGTTGGCTGCTAGAATGAGTGCTACTTTTGATAGATTTTCAAATGGAAGAGTGGCTTTAAATTTAGTTGTAGGTGGAGATAAGGATGAATTAGAAGGTGATGGTTTATATCAAAAGCCTAAAGAGAGATATGAAGCTGCATCTGAATTTGTTGATATTTGGAAAGATATTTTGAAAAGTAGTTATGAAAAAGAACTTGTAAATTTTGATGGAAAATATTATAAAACAACAAATGCAAAACTTCTCTATCCTCCAGTTCAAAGACCAACTCCTCCACTTTTTTTTGGTGGTTCATCAGATGAAGCTCATGAATTAGCAGCACAAAAAGTTGATTTATATATAACTTGGGGTGAAAAGTTAGAAGATGTTAAAGAAAAAATTGAAGATCTTAAAAAGAGAGCTTCAAAATATGGAAGAACTTTAAGATTTGGTATTAGATTTCATGTAATCGTTAGGGAAACAGAAGAAGAAGCTTGGGAAGCAGCTGAAAAACTTATAAGTAGGCTTGATGAAGAAACCATAAAATCAGCACATGAAATAATAGGAAAAAAAGACTCAATTGGTCAAAAAAGAATGGCAGATTTAACAAATGGTGGAAAATCAAGAACTAGAGAAGAGTTAGAAATTAGTCCAAATTTATGGGCAGGAGTGGGATTAGCTAGAAGTGGTTGTGCAATAGCTTTAGTAGGAAGTCCAGAAATTGTAGCAACTAGAATACAAGAGTATGCCAATTTAGGAATAGATACTTTTGTATTCTCTGGTTATCCACACTTAGAAGAGGCATATAAGTTTGCAGAACTTGTATTTCCATTGTTACCAAATAGAGTAAAAGAAAAATTATCAAAATTTTAA
- the ssuD gene encoding FMNH2-dependent alkanesulfonate monooxygenase, with amino-acid sequence MALDIFWFIPTFGDNRYLGSKDQSRVSDFDYVKQVAVAADTLGYDGVLIPTGRSCEDPFVVASSLIGVTSKLKFLVALRPGLLQPALAARIASTLDRFSNGRVAFNLVAGGDKDELEGDGLFQDSDERYETAAEFVDLWKEILRASYEKELVNFDGKHYKTKNAKLLYPPVQRPHPPLFFGGSSQKAHELAAQKVDLYITWGETPKAVKAKIEDVKEKALKYGRSIKFGIRLHVIVRDTEEEAWSAAEKLISKLDDEKINASQNALQKLDSEGQRLMTALTNGGKARTREELEISPNLWAGIGLVRGGCATALVGNPEIVAQRIQEYVDLGIDTFVFSGYPHLEESFRFAELVFPLLPNKTKEKLSGVVQSGPFGGVTSEDRDNN; translated from the coding sequence ATGGCTTTAGATATATTTTGGTTTATACCAACATTTGGAGATAACAGATACTTAGGTTCAAAAGATCAATCAAGAGTATCTGACTTTGATTATGTAAAACAAGTTGCAGTTGCAGCTGATACTTTGGGATATGATGGAGTTTTAATTCCTACAGGAAGATCTTGTGAAGACCCTTTTGTAGTGGCTTCAAGCTTAATAGGAGTAACTTCAAAATTAAAATTTTTAGTTGCACTTAGACCAGGACTTTTACAACCAGCTTTAGCTGCAAGAATAGCTTCAACATTAGATAGATTTTCAAATGGAAGAGTTGCTTTTAATCTTGTTGCAGGTGGTGATAAAGATGAACTTGAAGGTGATGGATTATTTCAAGATTCAGATGAGAGATATGAAACGGCAGCTGAATTTGTAGATTTATGGAAAGAGATTTTAAGAGCAAGTTATGAAAAAGAGCTTGTGAATTTTGATGGAAAACATTATAAAACAAAAAATGCAAAACTTTTATATCCACCAGTACAAAGACCACATCCACCACTATTTTTTGGTGGAAGTTCACAAAAAGCTCATGAGTTAGCTGCACAAAAAGTTGATTTATATATAACTTGGGGTGAAACTCCAAAAGCAGTTAAAGCAAAAATTGAAGATGTAAAAGAGAAAGCTTTAAAATATGGAAGAAGTATAAAATTTGGAATTAGACTTCATGTAATAGTAAGAGATACAGAAGAAGAAGCCTGGAGTGCTGCTGAAAAATTAATAAGTAAACTTGATGATGAAAAAATCAATGCTTCTCAAAATGCTTTACAAAAACTAGATTCCGAAGGTCAAAGATTGATGACAGCTTTGACTAATGGTGGAAAAGCAAGAACAAGAGAAGAACTTGAAATCAGTCCAAATTTATGGGCTGGAATTGGTTTAGTTCGTGGTGGTTGTGCAACTGCACTTGTAGGAAATCCTGAAATTGTAGCCCAAAGAATACAAGAATATGTAGATTTAGGAATAGATACTTTTGTATTTTCTGGTTATCCACATCTTGAAGAGTCTTTTAGATTTGCCGAACTTGTATTTCCTTTATTGCCAAATAAGACAAAAGAAAAATTATCAGGAGTTGTTCAATCTGGACCATTTGGTGGTGTAACAAGTGAAGATAGAGATAATAATTAG
- a CDS encoding sulfonate ABC transporter substrate-binding protein: MKNLVRKILVLLAIIPILGFSANKEDVLRIGFQKYGTLILLKASGNLEKRLEPLGVKVTWNEFAAGPQLLEGLNVGSIDFGTVGETPPIFAQAANAKIKYIGYEPPAPKGEAIIVPKNSAINTVTDLKGKKVVLNKGSNVHYLLVRALENAGLKYSDIQTVFLAPADARAAFEKGSVDAWVIWDPFYAAAQTTLDAKLVQDGTNTVNNHQFYLAEESYAARRPDVVAIIFDELKKVNDWAISKPTEVAAALSPLTGLDLLTLEKALDRGGYGINYLNDEVIKEQQKIADTFYDLKLIPKKLDIKSVVWIPETKKGK; encoded by the coding sequence ATGAAAAATTTAGTTAGAAAAATTTTAGTTTTATTAGCAATTATTCCTATTTTAGGATTTTCTGCAAATAAAGAAGATGTTTTAAGAATTGGCTTTCAAAAGTATGGAACTTTGATTTTATTAAAAGCAAGTGGTAATTTAGAAAAAAGATTAGAACCACTTGGTGTAAAAGTAACTTGGAATGAGTTTGCAGCAGGGCCTCAATTACTTGAGGGATTGAATGTTGGAAGTATTGATTTTGGAACAGTTGGTGAAACACCTCCAATTTTTGCACAAGCAGCAAATGCAAAAATCAAATATATAGGATATGAACCTCCAGCTCCAAAAGGTGAAGCTATTATTGTGCCAAAAAATTCAGCTATCAATACAGTCACAGATTTAAAAGGTAAAAAAGTTGTTTTAAATAAAGGCTCAAATGTTCACTATTTATTAGTTAGAGCTTTGGAAAATGCAGGATTAAAATATAGTGATATACAAACAGTATTTCTTGCCCCTGCAGATGCAAGAGCAGCCTTTGAAAAAGGAAGTGTTGATGCTTGGGTAATTTGGGATCCATTTTATGCAGCAGCTCAAACAACTTTAGATGCAAAACTTGTACAAGATGGAACAAATACAGTAAATAATCATCAATTTTATCTAGCAGAAGAGAGTTATGCAGCAAGAAGACCAGATGTTGTTGCAATTATTTTTGATGAATTAAAAAAAGTAAATGATTGGGCAATTTCAAAACCAACTGAAGTAGCAGCAGCTTTATCTCCACTTACGGGATTAGATCTACTTACACTAGAAAAAGCATTAGATAGAGGTGGTTATGGAATAAATTATCTAAATGATGAAGTTATCAAAGAGCAACAAAAAATTGCAGATACATTTTATGATTTAAAATTAATTCCAAAAAAACTAGATATAAAAAGTGTTGTTTGGATTCCTGAAACTAAAAAAGGAAAATAA
- a CDS encoding amidohydrolase family protein has protein sequence MSQYNGKIIDFRSRPALLGEFYGSTPGTKGYETAKWLNRRVGSKDDEHFTKSFTLDGYVKEIRDSGITNAVVIGRDTPDLSISNDVIKDITAPYKELIGIASVDPQTKGIAQTFEEIYRATETLGLKGINVEPTFGKPAVSFDDKDFLPVYDLCQSLKIPLFIMTGPTTPNLEHTNPAAIGRIAREFPNLKIVVCHGCYPYVNEMIGVAFRYENVFVVPDMYIFQAGSKLFVEAANGFFKDQLLFGTSYPFRPMKQTIEDFIKLGFKDEILDNLFYKNAKRVLSI, from the coding sequence TTGAGTCAGTATAATGGAAAAATTATAGACTTTAGAAGTAGGCCTGCATTGTTGGGTGAATTTTATGGTTCAACACCAGGGACAAAAGGGTATGAAACTGCCAAATGGTTAAATAGAAGAGTTGGTTCAAAAGATGATGAACATTTTACTAAATCTTTTACTTTAGATGGTTACGTAAAAGAAATTAGAGATAGTGGTATAACAAATGCTGTTGTAATTGGTAGGGATACACCAGATTTATCAATCTCAAATGATGTAATCAAAGATATAACAGCTCCATATAAGGAACTTATAGGAATTGCATCAGTTGATCCTCAAACTAAAGGAATAGCTCAAACGTTTGAAGAGATATATAGAGCAACCGAAACTTTAGGTTTAAAAGGAATAAATGTAGAACCAACATTTGGAAAACCAGCAGTTTCTTTTGATGATAAGGATTTTTTGCCAGTATATGATTTATGTCAGAGCTTAAAAATTCCATTATTTATAATGACCGGACCAACAACACCAAATTTGGAACATACAAATCCTGCAGCAATTGGAAGAATTGCAAGAGAATTTCCAAACTTGAAAATAGTAGTTTGTCATGGATGTTATCCTTATGTAAATGAGATGATAGGTGTTGCATTTAGATATGAAAATGTTTTTGTAGTACCTGATATGTACATATTTCAAGCAGGAAGTAAGCTTTTTGTAGAAGCAGCAAATGGTTTTTTTAAAGATCAACTTTTATTTGGGACATCATATCCTTTTAGACCGATGAAACAGACAATTGAAGATTTTATAAAATTAGGTTTTAAAGATGAAATTTTGGACAATTTATTTTATAAAAATGCCAAACGAGTTTTAAGTATTTAA
- a CDS encoding ATP-binding cassette domain-containing protein, with protein MSNLSGIEIKTNNLTKSFGDRVVLSDFNLKVDSGEFISIVGRSGCGKSTFLRLVGGLEKLSSGKLFLDDDEALGVNPNTRIMFQDSRLLPWKTVIENVALGLPKESYDLALEALREVGLSARANEWPANLSGGQKQRVALARALVHKPKLLLLDEPLGALDALTRIEMQTLIEKIWQEHKFTVLLVTHDVSEAVILGDRVVLIECGKITLDLKINLPRQRERGTQEFAKLEANILSRVLGNMYYI; from the coding sequence ATGAGTAATTTAAGTGGAATAGAAATAAAAACAAATAACTTAACGAAAAGTTTTGGTGATAGAGTTGTATTGAGTGATTTTAATTTAAAAGTTGATTCTGGTGAATTTATATCAATTGTAGGAAGAAGTGGTTGTGGAAAAAGTACTTTTTTAAGATTAGTTGGTGGACTTGAAAAATTAAGTTCAGGAAAACTATTTTTAGATGATGATGAAGCCTTAGGAGTAAATCCAAATACAAGAATAATGTTTCAAGATTCAAGATTACTTCCTTGGAAAACTGTAATAGAAAATGTAGCTTTAGGTTTACCAAAAGAATCTTATGATTTAGCACTAGAAGCTTTAAGAGAAGTAGGACTTAGTGCAAGAGCAAATGAGTGGCCAGCAAATCTATCAGGTGGTCAAAAACAAAGAGTTGCATTAGCAAGAGCATTGGTACATAAACCAAAATTATTGCTTCTTGATGAACCTTTAGGGGCACTTGATGCACTAACAAGAATTGAAATGCAAACGCTAATTGAAAAAATTTGGCAAGAGCATAAATTTACAGTTTTACTAGTAACTCACGATGTTAGTGAAGCAGTTATTTTAGGTGATAGAGTTGTTTTAATCGAATGTGGAAAAATCACACTTGATTTAAAAATAAATTTACCAAGACAAAGAGAACGTGGAACTCAAGAGTTTGCTAAATTAGAAGCAAATATATTATCAAGAGTTCTTGGAAATATGTACTATATCTAA
- a CDS encoding ABC transporter permease subunit, with the protein MKLINKIKVNLIDHFIVWLIPVLVLVVWQIVVQSGLVSSRVMPAPLDVISAGVTLTANGELIHHFLVSLQRALLGLIIGGSIGFILGFITGLSKLAENLLDSTIQMIRTIPLLALVPLVILWFGIGEFSKIFLLALAVFFPIYLNTFHGLRSVDKDLIEMGKVYGLSSYGLFKNIILPGAMPSILVGLRMSLGFMWLYLIVAETIASSEGIGYMTMNAREFLQTDIMVLGILLYAVLGKISDILASVLEKRYLKWHKGYQK; encoded by the coding sequence ATGAAACTCATAAATAAAATAAAAGTAAATTTAATTGACCATTTTATTGTTTGGTTAATTCCAGTTTTAGTTTTAGTTGTTTGGCAAATTGTAGTTCAAAGTGGATTAGTTTCTTCAAGAGTTATGCCAGCACCTCTTGATGTGATAAGTGCAGGAGTCACTCTTACAGCAAATGGAGAGTTAATTCATCACTTTTTGGTTAGTTTACAAAGAGCATTATTAGGATTAATTATTGGAGGAAGTATTGGATTTATTTTAGGATTTATTACTGGTTTATCAAAATTGGCAGAAAATTTACTTGATTCAACTATACAAATGATTAGAACAATTCCCTTATTAGCTTTAGTTCCATTAGTTATTCTTTGGTTTGGTATTGGAGAGTTTAGTAAGATTTTTTTATTAGCTTTAGCAGTATTTTTTCCAATTTATTTAAACACTTTTCATGGATTAAGAAGTGTTGATAAGGATTTGATTGAAATGGGAAAAGTGTATGGATTAAGTTCTTATGGATTGTTTAAAAATATTATTTTACCAGGAGCAATGCCATCGATTTTAGTTGGACTTAGAATGTCTTTAGGTTTTATGTGGCTTTATTTAATAGTAGCAGAAACAATAGCTTCAAGTGAAGGAATAGGTTATATGACAATGAATGCAAGAGAATTTTTACAAACTGACATAATGGTTTTAGGAATTTTATTATATGCAGTCTTAGGAAAAATCTCAGATATTCTTGCTTCAGTGTTAGAAAAAAGATATTTAAAATGGCATAAAGGTTATCAAAAATGA
- the ssuD gene encoding FMNH2-dependent alkanesulfonate monooxygenase: MALNIFWFIPTFGDSQYLGEKSGSRIIDFNYSKQIAVAADNLGFDGVLIPTGRLCEDPWVVASSLIGATQNLKFLVALRPGLLQPSLAARMTATLDRFSNGRVAINLVAGGDKTELEGDGLYQNPEERYEAAAEFVDVWRDILKSSYKKELVNFDGKFYKTTNAKLLYPPVQKTTPPLFFGGSSNEARELAAQKVDLYITWGERPQDVKEKIEDLKKRASKYGRILRFGVRLHVIVRETEEEAWSVAEKLISKLDDETIQQHHKVLEKRESIGQKRMTALTNGGKARSREELEISPNLWAGIGLAREGCATALVGSPQIVVERITEYADMGVDTFVFSGYPHLEEAYKFAELVFPLLPNRVKNKLSGITEGETFGGVLNDETHK, from the coding sequence ATGGCTTTAAATATATTTTGGTTTATACCTACTTTTGGAGATAGTCAATATTTAGGTGAAAAAAGTGGTTCAAGAATAATTGATTTTAATTACTCAAAACAAATTGCAGTTGCAGCTGATAATTTGGGATTTGATGGTGTTTTGATTCCAACAGGAAGATTATGTGAAGACCCTTGGGTTGTTGCTTCAAGTTTAATAGGAGCTACACAAAACTTAAAGTTTTTAGTAGCACTTAGACCAGGACTTTTACAACCTTCACTAGCAGCTAGAATGACAGCAACTCTTGATAGATTTTCAAATGGAAGAGTTGCTATTAATTTAGTTGCAGGAGGAGATAAAACGGAACTTGAAGGTGATGGTTTATATCAAAACCCAGAAGAAAGATATGAAGCTGCAGCAGAGTTTGTAGATGTTTGGAGAGATATTTTGAAATCAAGTTATAAAAAAGAACTTGTAAATTTTGATGGAAAGTTTTATAAAACAACAAATGCAAAACTTCTATATCCACCAGTTCAAAAAACAACTCCTCCTTTGTTTTTTGGTGGTTCATCAAATGAAGCAAGAGAATTAGCTGCACAAAAAGTTGATTTATATATAACTTGGGGTGAACGTCCACAAGATGTTAAAGAAAAAATTGAAGATCTTAAAAAAAGGGCTTCAAAATATGGAAGAATACTAAGATTTGGAGTAAGACTTCATGTTATTGTAAGAGAAACTGAAGAAGAAGCTTGGAGTGTAGCTGAAAAATTAATAAGTAAACTTGATGATGAAACAATACAACAACATCATAAAGTTTTAGAAAAAAGAGAATCTATTGGACAGAAAAGAATGACAGCTTTAACAAATGGTGGAAAAGCTAGATCAAGAGAAGAACTTGAAATTAGTCCAAACTTATGGGCAGGAATAGGACTTGCAAGAGAAGGTTGTGCAACTGCACTTGTTGGAAGTCCACAAATTGTAGTTGAAAGAATAACTGAATACGCAGATATGGGAGTTGATACATTTGTATTTTCTGGTTATCCTCATCTTGAAGAAGCATATAAATTTGCAGAATTAGTATTCCCTTTGTTACCTAATAGAGTAAAAAACAAATTATCAGGGATTACAGAAGGTGAAACATTTGGTGGGGTTTTAAACGATGAAACTCATAAATAA
- a CDS encoding sulfonate ABC transporter substrate-binding protein encodes MKKIVKKIFAILAIIPVLGFGASKTEELRIGYQKSDPGFILLKDSGALEKRLKTIGVKVTWIEFPAGPQLLEGLNVGSVDLGTVGETPPIFAQAVNAKIKYIGYKSAFPKAEAIIVPKDSPIKTVADLKGKKVALNKGSNVHYLLVKALEEAGLKYSDIQPTFLPPADARAAFEKGSVDAWVIWDPFFAAAELKIGAKNLRDGVNLVNNYQFYLVEESYIKNKEVIDIVFDEIKKVDELLTKDPIGTAKTLSTINGLDVEALELAHKRAVFTTQYLTPKIIQDQQEIADTFYDLKLIPKKLDIKSVVWIPENSK; translated from the coding sequence ATGAAAAAAATAGTTAAAAAAATATTTGCGATATTAGCAATTATTCCAGTATTAGGTTTTGGAGCTTCAAAAACTGAAGAACTAAGAATTGGGTATCAAAAATCAGACCCAGGATTTATATTATTAAAAGATTCTGGTGCATTAGAAAAAAGATTAAAAACAATTGGTGTTAAAGTAACTTGGATAGAATTTCCTGCTGGTCCTCAATTACTTGAAGGATTGAATGTTGGAAGTGTTGATTTAGGAACAGTTGGAGAAACACCACCTATTTTTGCACAAGCAGTGAATGCAAAAATTAAATATATAGGATATAAATCGGCTTTTCCAAAAGCTGAAGCAATCATAGTTCCAAAAGATTCTCCTATCAAAACGGTTGCTGATTTAAAAGGTAAAAAAGTTGCTTTAAATAAAGGTTCAAATGTTCATTATTTATTAGTAAAAGCTTTAGAAGAAGCTGGTTTAAAATATAGTGATATTCAACCTACATTTTTACCTCCAGCAGATGCAAGAGCAGCTTTTGAAAAAGGAAGTGTTGATGCTTGGGTAATTTGGGATCCATTTTTTGCAGCAGCGGAGTTAAAAATTGGTGCTAAGAATTTAAGAGATGGTGTAAATCTAGTAAATAACTATCAGTTTTATTTAGTGGAAGAGAGTTATATTAAAAACAAAGAGGTTATTGATATAGTTTTTGATGAAATAAAAAAAGTTGATGAATTACTTACAAAAGATCCAATTGGAACAGCAAAAACACTTTCAACTATAAATGGTTTAGATGTAGAAGCATTAGAACTTGCACATAAAAGAGCTGTATTTACAACTCAATATTTGACACCTAAAATCATACAAGATCAACAAGAAATAGCTGATACATTTTATGATTTAAAATTAATTCCAAAAAAACTAGATATAAAAAGTGTTGTTTGGATACCTGAAAATAGTAAATAA